A part of Aegilops tauschii subsp. strangulata cultivar AL8/78 chromosome 2, Aet v6.0, whole genome shotgun sequence genomic DNA contains:
- the LOC141041092 gene encoding uncharacterized protein, whose protein sequence is MSGDESDGKSKGGARSPTKTPSPKAPLARLTGSGSGEYRVVERVVPEGTGSSMMLTRTNYQEWALLMQVKLQVARVWSAVTDDAADENDDRRALQIILTGVPPEMLRVLAAKDTAKIAWETIKTMRMGSGRAREAKAQVRRREFEDLRFKDGESVEDFGLRLSALIADLELYGDPVTEHRAVQKFLRVVPRWYRPMAMAIESLIDLKTMTIEELVGRLSACEDHYEIDDGAQNGGRLLLTHEEWLAREKVGSGRGSSSGGSSNTGKGKWPAKPKGPGGGKFAPGNAGAGGSGGAGGKKKKGKCHHCGIPGHWKKECRTWLASRSRRASRSK, encoded by the coding sequence ATGTCGGGCGACGAGTCAGACGGGAAGAGCAAGGGCGGCGCAAGATCACCGACGAAGACGCCTTCACCCAAAGCGCCGCTCGCGCGCCTCaccggcagcggcagcggcgagTATCGGGTGGTGGAGCGCGTCGTGCCGGAGGGGACGGGCTCGTCCATGATGCTCACGCGCACGAACTATCAAGAGTGGGCGTTGTTGATGCAAGTCAAGTTGCAAGTCGCCCGCGTCTGGTCTGCGGTGACTGACGACGCCGCCGACGAGAATGACGACCGTCGCGCGCTGCAGATTATACTCACCGGCGTTCCGCCGGAGATGCTGCGCGTGCTGGCCGCCAAGGACACGGCGAAGATCGCGTGGGAGACTATCAAGACCATGCGGATGGGCAGCGGGCGCGCCCGTGAGGCCAAGGCACAGGTGCGCCGGCGGGAGTTTGAGGATCTCAGGTTCAAGGACGGCGAGTCCGTCGAGGATTTCGGACTGCGGCTTTCGGCCCTCATCGCCGATCTGGAGCTGTACGGCGACCCGGTCACCGAGCACAGGGCGGTCCAGAAATTCCTCCGCGTGGTGCCGCGCTGGTACCGCCCGATGGCCATGGCGATCGAGTCTCTGATCGATCTGAAAACCATGACCATCGAGGAGCTCGTCGGCCGCCTCTCCGCCTGCGAGGACCACTACGAGATTGACGACGGAGCGCAGAACGGCGGGCGCCTCCTGCTCACTCATGAGGAGTGGCTCGCCCGCGAGAAGGTGGGCAGCGGCAGAGGGTCGTCGTCAGGCGGCAGCAGCAACACCGGAAAGGGCAAGTGGCCCGCTAAACCTAAGGGTCCGGGCGGTGGCAAGTTCGCGCCGGGCAACGCCGGGGCAGGCGGCTCTGGCGGAGCCGGTggcaagaagaagaagggcaagtgcCACCACTGTGGCATCCCGGGGCACTGGAAGAAAGAGTGCCGCACATGGCTCGCGAGCAGGAGCAGAAGGGCAAGCCGGAGCAAGTGA